The genomic stretch AGAAGCGTTTCGGCAGCTTTACGCCCGGCTTTTTCACGGCGCGCTATGGCTTCATATGTTGAAAGGCTTTCTGACATATCAGTTCTTCACAATGGTGAATTCAATGCGGGATACAGCGTCGTCTGCCAGGACTTTTCTGGTCACGCTGGCTGGCTCGGCAAAATACTCAAGACAACCAACAATCAACCCCTCACAGACATCACCAAGGTGCCGGCTGGAATTATAGATCATCACAAAACGGTTCGCGCTATGCTCTGTCACTTCAAATGACGGCAGTTCAGCATCAGGATATAACTTCAGCACTTCCTTGTGGATATGATCCTCAATGGAGGCCAGAAAACTGAATGCATCCGAACTGTCGGCAAAAAACTGCGGATAGATATGCGCAAATCGTCCGAAAAGATGCTTGCCGAATGTTTTCATCAAATCAGTTACAGGCACACTCATCTTCTGGGATAAGGCCTGAACCAGTGCCCCCATCTCGCAAACGGGATAGGTCCCAACTGACGTATAAGCCCCACCCGACGGGAGGTCGGCTTCATTGATGGCTTCCTGAAGAAAGGCAGGCGACTGCGCATCCTCAACAAGTTCCATCAACTCGGTAAAAACGATACCTTTCATATGCCCTGCTCCCTTGAGAAAAAGAAACGTATGAGAAGGCTCTTACATACTAAAAGTTGAGTTTTTGTTGATCGTCAGATGATAACGATCATTTATCCAGTTTGATAACAAAGCTAATAATCTGTTTACCAAGAAAAACGGGTCAGTTCTTCGGATACCTGCCAGAGTTGATCGGCGGCTTTATTGTCGCGGGCAAAAGTTTCAGGTTCTGTCTCGCGGACCGGGCCACCCATATCCTGAAAACCGGTCGGGCCATAATAGCCGCCGCTCCTGGCTTTCGGGTCTGTTGCCGCCAACAATGTGGGGTAGGCACCGTATTTTGCGCTCTGGGCGAAGATGATATTCATCAGGCCAAAGGCAGGCTTCCACAGTTTGCCAGGCCCGGTAAACTGCAGGTTGGTCGCAGAATAGCCGGGGTGGCAGGCGGCCGCGACAACAGCACTGTCCGCCTTTTTCAGGCGTCTGCTCACTGCATGAGTGAAAAGAAGGTTGGCCAGTTTGCTCTGCGAATAGGCCAGAACAGGATTATAGGATTTCTCTGATTGCAGATCCTTGAAATTGATCCGCTTGCGCCCATATTTATGGGCAATACTTGCGACGCTGACAATGCGCCCTTGCGCCTTTTCCACCAGCGGGAACAACTGACCGGCAAGCGCAAAATGCCCAAGATGATTGACACCGATCTGCATTTCAAACCCGTCCTGCGTCACTTCACGCTTGGGCGGCATCATGATCCCGGCATTGAGCAGCAGGCCATCAATGCTGTCTGTCTCTTTCGTCAGCAGGCTGGCTGCCTGTGCCACAGAAGACAGGTCGGCAAGATCAAGTCCGATCGCGCGAATATCAGCTTGTGGGGCTTCTGCCTTGATTTGGGCGACAGCCTTGTCGGCTTTTTCCGGACTACGGCAGAGGATGATAACCTCTGCCCCGGCACCGGCAAGAACACGCGCCGCTTCAAAGCCGATCCCGCTATTCCCGCCTGTAATGGCATAGCGCCTGCCCGACACATCCGGCATGTCCTCGACCCGCCAGCCATTGATCCCAAAACGCTGCATTCGTCCGTATCCTCTTTAATTCAATGCCAAACTATAGGGTTTGCAGCCGTCAAAAGCCATAGCGCATGTTATGCTCCGCAGCAGCGCCCACATTCCGCTTTGCCGGGGCGAGACTGGCATAGGCAGAGACAGCCTCTGCATCATCCGGGAAGGCCTTCAGATAGCGCTCAAAAAGATCACGTGCGCGGGCTATATCACCGGCAGATGCAGCACAAAGGGCAACCTTCTTGTAAGCGGCCATATCCCAGCCATTCTGCTGCAGTCGCTGATAATAGGCTGTGCAGGCCTGCGTATCAGCAGGCATCTCAAGCAGCGCCGTTTTTTGCTTGTGCGCCACAGTCTCTTGATGAGACTTTACCTCATCACCCAAAGCGCGCGACCGCTGGGCCGGGGCGCTCTGCTCTGGTGCAGCCCTTCGCGCCATTTCAGGGGCGGACGCTTGCCGTGTTTGGGTATTTCCCTGCAGGGAAGCAGGGGCAACATCCGGGGAAACCGTCCCCGCCGGATGATAAAAGTCCACGCACACTGTCGTCTGCCCACATGGCGCAATTTCGCTACGGATGGGCGGTGCTGCTGTATCGACAGACAGAACAGCACCGGTGCGCAAATCAAGTATATTCAGGGCAGAAACGAACTTTCCCGCCTCACGCATATCAATATCCAGCGCGCCGGACACGCCTGAAAGATAAAAGCGCCCATCGGGCTGCTTTTGCGCGGCACATGCCCGGCCACACATTACGATCACCCGGGATACCCCCGGCGCCTCACCAACCTTTACATTATCGAAGGTCGGCAAAGCGCGGCTGTCATTTGCCTGTGCTGAAGCCACAGACAGGCAAAATGCCGTGAAAAGAGCCGATAAAATGAACCTGCGCATAGCAGAATTTCATGTCGCCGTTCGCCATGGAAAATCAAGACAGTGATAAATCCCCTGACGGGCCTGCCCTCAGTCAAAACTCTCGGGCAATGCAGCTATCCGGTCAATCGTCTGCGCGGCAGAGACAAGGTCAACATCGCCGCGCCAGAAGACAACCCACTCCCCCCGGCGCACAGCCCCGTCCGTCTGGTTATGATAGAAATCATTGAAACCATTATCTTTCCGGGAGCGGAGGAAAAAGTGTGGTTCGGCCCGTTCAAGCTGCTGCCATACACCCTTGGCGAGACCTTCACCCCGCGCGCTTTCTGCCACCGCAAACTTGTCGAGATATGGCACACCCCCGCCCGGCAGGGTCGTCACCACCGCAGCAGCCCGATATTGTTCGGTGATAATTGCCTGTCGCAGATCAAGACCATCCCACCAGTCAGGTTTCAGTTGCCGACTGAAACTCTCTTCGACAAGAGCACTCAAGCGCACACCGTCAATCGCGGTGCGATCTGTGTACTCAACAATGCCCTCGCCCTGACGGATATAGGTGCCCGAGCCGCCATGGGTAAACAGCTCTCGCACCAGCTCCTGCGGGCGGGTGATCGACACCGAGCTTTCAAGCGGCAGATCCCCCAGCAGCTTGCGGATTTCCTCCAGCTTCAGACGCATCCCGGAATGCAGCCAGTCAGCCTGCATCAACGGCTCGTAATCAGTGGTCAGATTGATCGTGTCGATGATTTCACCCCCGTCATCCAGCAAGCCGCCGGCACCGGACAGGAAGATGATTTTCATCGGCTGCAGGACATGTACCAGCGCCGTGACAACCGCATCGCCATTGATATTGACGATCTGCCCGCCCGGCGTAACGCCAAGGCAGGTCAGGATCGGCACTGCACCGGAGGCAATCACGGAGCGGATCAGATCCTGCTGGATACCGGTCGCCTGCCCCACCAGCCCGAAGCGCTGCTGATCCAGATAATCAGCTTCAATAACACCGGCATTCAACGTATGCGCCTCAACCCCCCGCGCGCGCACCGCTTCGACCAGCCTGAGATTCTGGGCAAGGAAGACCTTGCGCGCCACCTCCAGCACCTCTGGGGTTGTGACCCGCAAGCCGTCGATCTTCTCCGGTACCAGCCCGGCTTCCGCCATCGCCCTGTCCAGCTGCGGCCCGCCGCCATGGATCACCACGGGTGTCAATCCGACCTGATGCAGGAAGGCAAGTGCCGCGGCAGTTTCTTCCAGCTGCTCTTCCAGAATTGCACCGCCGATCTTGATAATGCCAAAACGCTCGGCATCAAGCCCGGCAAAACGCTGCAGATAGGTGCGCACCTCTTTCGAGCCACTCACATGAGAGAGCAGCTCGACAACAGTCTGTCTGATAGTCTCGGCAGATTCCGTCATGTCGGGCCTTCAATAAAACGTGCCCGGTACAAAACCGGGACTGGTTCTATGCCGGGGCACGCAAACAGAATCAAGCAAGAGGCTTGTTTTAGCTTAACCGCGTGCTGGCAGCACTTTCGGGTTGCGCAGGATTGCGGCGGACACCAGTGTCACGATCAGCGCGACCGGAAAGATTTCCGTAAAGGTGATAAGGATGCGCGTCAGCGGGTTCTGGTACATCTCATTGATCTGCTGCAGCTCTTCTGCCTTGCGGGCAATCTCATCAGCCGGCATCCCCTCTGCTTCGTATTTTGCCAGCAAGCCATCAACATATGTCGTGATGAAGCTGTAATCCGTGGCGGCAAGATACGCCTCCCAGCAGATGATGTAGGCAACGCTGGCCACCAGCGAGATCAACAGGCCCAGCTGAAACGCCTTGCCAAAAGAGATTACCCCACCCAGATCCCTGTCGCGATAGCGCTTGATGCCAATGAAGATCAGCGACAGCGCCACGATCATGAACAGATAGCCAAGTATCTGGGACGAGCCGAACCCCTTCCCGTCAGACAGCGCAAACCCGATCACCATACTGGTGATGATAACGGCCCCGGCAATAGCGCCGTAGGTCAGTGCGATACGTATCATTTCTGTGCCCTCCTTTTTTGGCATGATAGCGCCTACGAAGCCCGCTATCCCCCGGAAAATCTATCGCCCGAACGGGTGATCAGGCGATATTCACCCGTTCAGAGTGGCTTTTCAGGGAATGAGCGCCAGCTCCCGCGCTTTCTGGATGGCCTGTGTGCGGCGCTGCACCGACAGTTTCTCGTACAGATTTGCCAGATGCGTTTTCACTGTATTCGGGGAAATTTCCAGACTGCGCGCGATTTCCTTGTTGCTCTGCCCGTCTGCCAGCAAGGACAAGACTTCATGTTCGCGGGCACTGACCCCGAGCGACTTCAGCGCCGCCGTGTTCAGCTCAAAGCCAGCGGCCACCCGCCGGCGCGTCAGCTGATACCCCACCCAGGCCCCCAGCACAGTGAATCCTACAGCGATCAGCACGATGTAAATCTCTGCGGAATAGGCGTGGGTCAGGTGCCTGAATTCCAGCCATTCCAGCAGGAAAGCAGCCCCGGCCATCACCACGGCATAGATCAGGATTGTTCTGGTCATCCCGGCAGTTTGCCGCAAAATGGAGCCCGGAGCCAGTGCGCTCGTTTGCCCTCTGGTCAGCCCCGGACGGCCTGGGCTAGGCTGCACCAAAGCTACAAGGGAGAGAACCACATGAGGGGCCTGGTTCGCACGATCATATTTATCCTGATATCCGCTGCACTGGTCAGTCCGGCAGCGGCGCAGCGGGATATCACCATCCGTCTGGCGCATGTGGATGGCGCAGAATGGCAGAAGTCCAAAAAGGGTGCCGCGGCGGAAATTTTCAAGAATATTGTCGAGAATGAAACAGATATCACGGTGCAGCTGTTTCCCGCAAAAGCCCTGGGCGATGAAGATGATCTGGTGCAACAGGCTCAGGAAGGCACAGCCCAGATTGTGATTGTGTCTGCCGCCCTCTCAAAGCTTTGCAAGCCGGCCTATGTGCTGGACATACCCTACACCTTTACCAGTGCGCCGGTCGCATGGGATGTTCTGGACGGGCCTTTTGGGGCGGAACTCGCAGCAACCTGCCTGGAGCGTACAGGCCTGCGCACGCTGGCCTTTGGTGAAACAGGCTTCCGCAACTTCACCAACAGCAAACGCCCGGTGAAAACACCTGCGGACCTCAAGGGTTTGAAAATCAGGGTACAGCCCATTCCGCTCTATATCGAAATGGTCAAGGCCCTTGGCGCAGAGCCCACACCGATTGCGTGGTCTGAACTGCCCAATGCCCTCACCACCGGCGTGGCTGACGGCCAGGAGAACCCCGTCGGGACAATCTATAACAACAACCTGCACAAGTTGCAGGACTACATGATCCTTGACGGCCACAATTACGCGGTTGATTTTATTCTGATCAATGATGAATTCTACCAATACCTGCCGGAGAAAGACCGGGCTGTCGTCGCCCGCGCGGCACGCATTGCCGGGACCATGAGCCGCGCGATCCAGCAGTTCAATACGGCAGAGAGCCTGTCCACCGTCATCGAGGAAGGCATGGAGGTGCATGTTCCAACGCAGGAAGAACTGGGACAGTTCCGGGCCCGCGCGCGCCCTGCTGTGATTGCCTGGCTGGAACAGGAGCTGGGCGACGATGCGGACTGGATCACCAGACTTGAAGCAGCCGTCAGCGCGGCCAGCGACTGAGGTCATGCGCAAGCTCCTCAGCAGCGTGATGAAAGTGGCAGAGAGGGTGTTTGCTATCGGCGCTGCACTCTCCCTTGGCCTCATGTTTCTGATCGTGTTCGTCAACGCGGTCCGGCGCTATGCCTTTGGCAAGTCCTTTGAATGGGGTGAGGAACTGCCGGTCTATCTGGCCATTTTTGGCGTCATGTTCGGGTGCGCGCTCGGCTATCTGCAGGACAGGCATGTCCGGCTCGCGATCTTTGTGGATCCGCTGCCAGCAACGGCGAAACGCTGGGTGTACGCCGGGGTGGATATTGTGATGGTCGGCGCCGGAGCCATGCTGGGCTATTCCGGCTGGCTGTTTGCCGAGCGCCGCGGCAACATTGAATCTTCGGGTCTTGTCAGCAGTGCCCGGAGCATTTCTGAGGCGACGGGCATCGACGCCCTTGCCTTTTTCGGCCAGATGTATCCTTGGCAATTCGCCATGTGCCTTGGCGGCGCGATGATTAGCCTTGCTGCGCTCCTGAAA from Parvularcula sp. IMCC14364 encodes the following:
- a CDS encoding heme NO-binding domain-containing protein, yielding MKGIVFTELMELVEDAQSPAFLQEAINEADLPSGGAYTSVGTYPVCEMGALVQALSQKMSVPVTDLMKTFGKHLFGRFAHIYPQFFADSSDAFSFLASIEDHIHKEVLKLYPDAELPSFEVTEHSANRFVMIYNSSRHLGDVCEGLIVGCLEYFAEPASVTRKVLADDAVSRIEFTIVKN
- a CDS encoding oxidoreductase, with amino-acid sequence MQRFGINGWRVEDMPDVSGRRYAITGGNSGIGFEAARVLAGAGAEVIILCRSPEKADKAVAQIKAEAPQADIRAIGLDLADLSSVAQAASLLTKETDSIDGLLLNAGIMMPPKREVTQDGFEMQIGVNHLGHFALAGQLFPLVEKAQGRIVSVASIAHKYGRKRINFKDLQSEKSYNPVLAYSQSKLANLLFTHAVSRRLKKADSAVVAAACHPGYSATNLQFTGPGKLWKPAFGLMNIIFAQSAKYGAYPTLLAATDPKARSGGYYGPTGFQDMGGPVRETEPETFARDNKAADQLWQVSEELTRFSW
- a CDS encoding tetratricopeptide repeat protein, whose translation is MRRFILSALFTAFCLSVASAQANDSRALPTFDNVKVGEAPGVSRVIVMCGRACAAQKQPDGRFYLSGVSGALDIDMREAGKFVSALNILDLRTGAVLSVDTAAPPIRSEIAPCGQTTVCVDFYHPAGTVSPDVAPASLQGNTQTRQASAPEMARRAAPEQSAPAQRSRALGDEVKSHQETVAHKQKTALLEMPADTQACTAYYQRLQQNGWDMAAYKKVALCAASAGDIARARDLFERYLKAFPDDAEAVSAYASLAPAKRNVGAAAEHNMRYGF
- a CDS encoding acetylglutamate kinase, with product MTESAETIRQTVVELLSHVSGSKEVRTYLQRFAGLDAERFGIIKIGGAILEEQLEETAAALAFLHQVGLTPVVIHGGGPQLDRAMAEAGLVPEKIDGLRVTTPEVLEVARKVFLAQNLRLVEAVRARGVEAHTLNAGVIEADYLDQQRFGLVGQATGIQQDLIRSVIASGAVPILTCLGVTPGGQIVNINGDAVVTALVHVLQPMKIIFLSGAGGLLDDGGEIIDTINLTTDYEPLMQADWLHSGMRLKLEEIRKLLGDLPLESSVSITRPQELVRELFTHGGSGTYIRQGEGIVEYTDRTAIDGVRLSALVEESFSRQLKPDWWDGLDLRQAIITEQYRAAAVVTTLPGGGVPYLDKFAVAESARGEGLAKGVWQQLERAEPHFFLRSRKDNGFNDFYHNQTDGAVRRGEWVVFWRGDVDLVSAAQTIDRIAALPESFD
- a CDS encoding DUF4199 domain-containing protein, with protein sequence MIRIALTYGAIAGAVIITSMVIGFALSDGKGFGSSQILGYLFMIVALSLIFIGIKRYRDRDLGGVISFGKAFQLGLLISLVASVAYIICWEAYLAATDYSFITTYVDGLLAKYEAEGMPADEIARKAEELQQINEMYQNPLTRILITFTEIFPVALIVTLVSAAILRNPKVLPARG
- a CDS encoding response regulator transcription factor: MTRTILIYAVVMAGAAFLLEWLEFRHLTHAYSAEIYIVLIAVGFTVLGAWVGYQLTRRRVAAGFELNTAALKSLGVSAREHEVLSLLADGQSNKEIARSLEISPNTVKTHLANLYEKLSVQRRTQAIQKARELALIP
- a CDS encoding DctP family TRAP transporter solute-binding subunit, yielding MRGLVRTIIFILISAALVSPAAAQRDITIRLAHVDGAEWQKSKKGAAAEIFKNIVENETDITVQLFPAKALGDEDDLVQQAQEGTAQIVIVSAALSKLCKPAYVLDIPYTFTSAPVAWDVLDGPFGAELAATCLERTGLRTLAFGETGFRNFTNSKRPVKTPADLKGLKIRVQPIPLYIEMVKALGAEPTPIAWSELPNALTTGVADGQENPVGTIYNNNLHKLQDYMILDGHNYAVDFILINDEFYQYLPEKDRAVVARAARIAGTMSRAIQQFNTAESLSTVIEEGMEVHVPTQEELGQFRARARPAVIAWLEQELGDDADWITRLEAAVSAASD
- a CDS encoding TRAP transporter small permease, whose protein sequence is MRKLLSSVMKVAERVFAIGAALSLGLMFLIVFVNAVRRYAFGKSFEWGEELPVYLAIFGVMFGCALGYLQDRHVRLAIFVDPLPATAKRWVYAGVDIVMVGAGAMLGYSGWLFAERRGNIESSGLVSSARSISEATGIDALAFFGQMYPWQFAMCLGGAMISLAALLKFFDRISGTVPAAPDTHMTTQTGAR